Proteins from a single region of Mumia flava:
- the narH gene encoding nitrate reductase subunit beta encodes MRVMAQMGMVMNLDKCIGCHTCSVTCKQAWTNRAGTEYVWFNNVETRPGQGYPRRYEDQERWRGGWEVDRRGRLRLKAGGRVKKLLTIFASPVQPELSDYYEPWTYDYRTLVDAPLGDDFPVARPKSLITGEDTAVTWSANWDDNLGGSAASLELDPVAQKVRAESEAKVKGELEQTFMFYLPRICEHCLNPSCMASCPSGAIYKREEDGIVLVDQDRCRGWRQCITGCPYKKIYFNHRSGKAEKCTFCYPRIEVGLPTVCAETCVGRLRYLGLFLYDADAVTAAAATPDEHDLYEAQLDLLLDPDDPEVVAAAREQQIPEDWLDAARRSPVYALAKEYRVALPLHPEYRTMPMVWYVPPLSPVVDLLKEQGHDAEDPGTLFGAIDALRIPVEYLAELFTAGDVGPVTQVLQKLAAMRAYMRDVTLGREPDASIPAAVGMSEESMYAMYRLMAIAKYDERYVIPKAHVEQAHDLEEIGCSLDFEGGPGMYDSAPFGEASGQPVPVAVETFHALQQRQTADTPADDLSGRVNLLNWDGNGTPQGLFPDDPSRGGRHDRSGGSAS; translated from the coding sequence ATGCGGGTGATGGCCCAGATGGGCATGGTGATGAACCTCGACAAGTGCATCGGGTGCCACACCTGCTCGGTGACCTGCAAGCAGGCCTGGACCAACCGCGCCGGCACGGAGTACGTCTGGTTCAACAACGTCGAGACCCGTCCGGGCCAGGGCTATCCGCGCCGCTACGAGGACCAGGAGCGGTGGCGCGGCGGCTGGGAGGTCGACCGGCGCGGCCGGCTGCGGCTGAAGGCCGGCGGACGGGTCAAGAAGCTGCTGACGATCTTCGCGAGCCCGGTCCAGCCCGAGCTGTCGGACTACTACGAGCCGTGGACGTACGACTACCGCACGCTGGTCGACGCGCCGCTCGGCGACGACTTCCCCGTCGCACGGCCGAAGTCGCTGATCACCGGCGAGGACACCGCCGTGACCTGGTCGGCGAACTGGGACGACAACCTCGGCGGCTCGGCGGCCTCGCTGGAGCTCGACCCGGTCGCGCAGAAGGTCCGCGCGGAGTCCGAGGCGAAGGTCAAGGGCGAGCTCGAGCAGACGTTCATGTTCTACCTGCCGCGGATCTGCGAGCACTGCCTGAACCCGTCGTGCATGGCGTCGTGTCCCTCGGGCGCGATCTACAAGCGCGAGGAGGACGGGATCGTGCTGGTCGACCAGGACCGCTGCCGCGGCTGGCGCCAGTGCATCACCGGCTGCCCGTACAAGAAGATCTACTTCAACCACCGCTCCGGCAAGGCCGAGAAGTGCACCTTCTGCTACCCGAGGATCGAGGTCGGGCTGCCCACGGTGTGCGCCGAGACGTGCGTCGGGCGCCTGCGCTACCTCGGACTGTTCCTCTACGACGCCGACGCGGTGACCGCGGCTGCGGCGACGCCCGACGAGCACGACCTGTACGAGGCGCAGCTCGATCTGCTGCTGGACCCCGACGACCCCGAGGTGGTCGCGGCGGCGCGCGAGCAGCAGATCCCCGAGGACTGGCTGGACGCCGCGCGACGCTCCCCGGTGTACGCGCTGGCGAAGGAGTACCGCGTCGCGCTGCCGCTGCATCCGGAGTACCGCACGATGCCGATGGTCTGGTACGTCCCGCCGCTGTCGCCGGTCGTGGACCTGCTGAAGGAGCAGGGTCACGACGCGGAGGACCCCGGCACGCTGTTCGGGGCGATCGACGCGCTGCGGATCCCGGTGGAGTACCTCGCCGAGCTCTTCACCGCCGGCGACGTCGGGCCCGTGACGCAGGTGCTCCAGAAGCTGGCGGCGATGCGGGCGTACATGCGCGACGTCACCCTCGGACGCGAGCCCGACGCGTCGATCCCCGCCGCGGTCGGGATGAGCGAGGAGTCGATGTACGCGATGTACCGGCTGATGGCCATCGCGAAGTACGACGAGCGGTACGTGATCCCGAAGGCCCACGTCGAGCAGGCCCACGATCTCGAGGAGATCGGGTGCTCGCTCGACTTCGAGGGAGGGCCGGGGATGTACGACTCGGCGCCGTTCGGAGAGGCGAGCGGCCAGCCGGTGCCGGTGGCGGTCGAGACCTTCCACGCGCTGCAGCAGCGGCAGACCGCGGACACTCCGGCCGACGACCTCTCGGGCCGCGTCAACCTCCTCAACTGGGACGGCAACGGGACGCCGCAGGGGCTGTTCCCCGACGACCCGTCTCGAGGCGGGCGCCACGACAGGTCCGGCGGGTCGGCGTCGTGA
- a CDS encoding nitrate reductase subunit alpha, whose amino-acid sequence MARRRGRAQVDGAASRALLDTGRFFTRWDETRDGRAVFREGGRAGDVFYRDRWSHDKVVRSTHGVNCTGSCSWKVYVKDGIITWETQETDYPSVGPDRPEYEPRGCPRGAAFSWYTYSPTRVRYPYVRGVLVEMYREAKRRLGDPVLAWADVVGDETRRRRYQQARGKGGLVRVGWDEAAEIVAAAHVHTIRTHGPDRCAGFSPIPAMSMVSHCVGTRFVQLIGGAMTSFYDWYADLPVASPQVFGDQTDVPESGDWWDATYLMMWGSNVPVTRTPDAHWMAEVRYRGTKVVTVSPDYADNTKFADEWLPAQAGTDAALAMAMGHVLLKEFFVDADTPFFREYVTRYTDLPFLIRLEEHEEAGGLVPGRFLTAADLAGADGAPSEDAWKTVVLDEFTGEPVVPNGSMGFRYAESGLGRWNLDLDGASPALTLRAKRGAEAREVLLPAFTAPDGSGSVLRRGVPVREVGGHLVTTVFDLMLAQYGVAREGMPGEWPSGYDDASTPYTPAWQEEITSVPAQACERIAREFATNARDSGGRSMIIMGAGICQWFHGDATYRAILSLLTLTGCMGRNGGGWAHYVGQEKCRPITGWISLANALDWSRPPRTMIGTAYWYMHTDQWRNDGYSADSLSSPLAKGHLAGKHTADTIAQSAAMGWMPFYPQFDRNPLDVADEATAAVERGAAPDAPSYVASKLVDGTLKSAIEDVDAPESWPRTLILWRSNLFGSSAKGNEYFLRHLLGTHSNVLGRPDPSTPRPTGVRWRDEAPEGKLDLLVSADFRMTSTTLLSDVVLPAATWYEKHDLSSTDMHPYVHAFSPAIDPPWEARTDFEAFHTIARRLSEMAKEHLGVRRDLVSVPLQHDTPGEVAQPGGVVRDWRDGFDAVPGRTMPAFHVVERDYTAIADKLATVGPLADSLGFTVKNVTYRLEEETARLARSNGVMSSGAGAGRPAIDTDAKMAEAILAFSGTTNGRLATQGFQTLERRVGKPLADLAEGSEEKQIHFADTQAAPVPVITSPEWSGSETGGRRYAPFTVNIERLKPFHTLTGRMHFYLDHDWMTDVGEALPIYRPPLDMHRLFGEPRIGEDGSASITVRYLTPHSKWSIHSEYQDNLFMLALSRGGPTAWMSTADADAIGVADNDWVEITNANGVFVGRAVVSHRMPPGVTYVHHAQDRTIDVPKSEATGRRGGIHNSATRLLVKPTHLIGGYAQLSYTFNYLGPTGNQRDMVATIRRRSQQVEY is encoded by the coding sequence AGGGCTCTTCTGGACACCGGTCGATTCTTCACCCGATGGGACGAGACCCGGGACGGCCGCGCGGTGTTCCGTGAGGGGGGACGCGCCGGGGACGTCTTCTACCGCGACCGGTGGAGCCACGACAAGGTGGTGCGCTCGACCCACGGGGTGAACTGCACCGGCTCCTGCTCGTGGAAGGTCTACGTCAAGGACGGGATCATCACGTGGGAGACGCAGGAGACCGACTACCCCTCGGTCGGCCCGGACCGGCCGGAGTACGAGCCCCGCGGGTGCCCCCGCGGGGCTGCGTTCTCCTGGTACACGTACTCGCCGACCCGGGTCCGCTACCCGTACGTCCGCGGGGTGCTCGTCGAGATGTACCGCGAGGCGAAGCGGCGCCTCGGCGACCCGGTTCTGGCGTGGGCCGACGTGGTCGGCGACGAGACCCGGCGGCGCCGCTACCAGCAGGCGCGCGGCAAGGGCGGCCTGGTCCGGGTGGGGTGGGACGAGGCCGCCGAGATCGTCGCCGCCGCACACGTGCACACGATTCGTACGCACGGTCCCGATCGTTGCGCGGGCTTCAGCCCGATCCCGGCGATGAGCATGGTCTCGCACTGCGTCGGGACGCGGTTCGTCCAGCTGATCGGCGGCGCGATGACGTCGTTCTACGACTGGTACGCCGATCTGCCCGTCGCGAGCCCGCAGGTGTTCGGCGACCAGACCGACGTCCCCGAGTCCGGAGACTGGTGGGACGCGACGTACCTCATGATGTGGGGCTCGAACGTCCCCGTCACGCGTACGCCGGACGCGCACTGGATGGCGGAGGTGCGCTACCGGGGGACGAAGGTGGTGACGGTCAGCCCCGACTACGCCGACAACACGAAGTTCGCCGACGAGTGGCTGCCGGCGCAGGCCGGGACCGATGCGGCTCTGGCGATGGCGATGGGGCACGTCCTCCTCAAGGAGTTCTTCGTCGACGCCGACACTCCGTTCTTCCGCGAGTACGTCACCCGCTACACCGACCTCCCGTTCCTGATCCGCCTCGAGGAGCACGAGGAGGCCGGTGGTCTCGTGCCGGGGCGGTTCCTGACCGCGGCGGACCTCGCCGGTGCGGACGGTGCTCCGTCGGAGGACGCCTGGAAGACGGTGGTGCTCGACGAGTTCACCGGGGAGCCGGTCGTCCCGAACGGCTCGATGGGCTTCCGCTACGCCGAGTCGGGCCTGGGCCGCTGGAACCTCGACCTCGACGGCGCGTCGCCGGCCCTGACCTTGCGTGCGAAGCGGGGCGCCGAGGCGCGCGAGGTGCTGCTGCCGGCCTTCACGGCGCCCGACGGGTCCGGGTCGGTGCTGCGCCGCGGCGTCCCGGTGCGCGAGGTCGGCGGGCACCTGGTCACGACCGTGTTCGACCTGATGCTGGCGCAGTACGGCGTCGCGCGCGAGGGGATGCCCGGCGAGTGGCCCAGCGGGTACGACGACGCGAGCACGCCGTACACCCCGGCCTGGCAGGAGGAGATCACGAGCGTCCCCGCGCAGGCGTGCGAGCGGATCGCGCGGGAGTTCGCGACCAACGCCCGCGACTCCGGCGGCCGCTCGATGATCATCATGGGCGCCGGGATCTGCCAGTGGTTCCACGGCGACGCGACGTACCGCGCGATCCTGTCCCTGCTCACCCTGACCGGGTGCATGGGCCGCAACGGCGGCGGCTGGGCGCACTACGTCGGCCAGGAGAAGTGCCGCCCGATCACGGGGTGGATCTCGCTCGCGAACGCGCTGGACTGGAGTCGCCCGCCGCGCACGATGATCGGCACGGCGTACTGGTACATGCACACCGACCAGTGGCGCAACGACGGCTACTCCGCCGACTCGCTGTCGTCACCGCTGGCGAAGGGGCACCTCGCGGGGAAGCACACCGCGGACACGATCGCGCAGTCGGCGGCGATGGGGTGGATGCCGTTCTACCCGCAGTTCGACCGCAACCCGCTCGACGTCGCCGACGAGGCGACTGCGGCGGTGGAGCGCGGGGCAGCGCCCGACGCCCCCTCGTACGTCGCGTCGAAGCTCGTCGACGGCACGCTGAAGTCGGCGATCGAGGACGTCGACGCGCCGGAGTCGTGGCCGCGGACGCTGATCCTGTGGCGCTCCAACCTGTTCGGATCGTCGGCGAAGGGCAACGAGTACTTCCTGCGGCACCTGCTCGGCACGCACTCGAACGTGCTGGGCCGGCCCGACCCGTCGACGCCGCGGCCGACCGGCGTGCGCTGGCGCGACGAGGCGCCGGAGGGCAAGCTCGACCTGCTGGTCTCGGCGGACTTCCGGATGACCTCGACGACGCTGCTCTCCGACGTCGTCCTGCCGGCGGCGACGTGGTACGAGAAGCACGACCTGTCCTCGACCGACATGCACCCGTACGTCCACGCGTTCAGCCCGGCGATCGACCCGCCGTGGGAGGCACGGACCGACTTCGAGGCGTTCCACACGATCGCGCGGAGGCTCTCGGAGATGGCGAAGGAGCATCTCGGGGTCCGGCGCGACCTGGTCAGCGTGCCGCTCCAGCACGACACCCCCGGCGAGGTCGCGCAGCCCGGCGGGGTGGTGCGCGACTGGCGCGACGGCTTCGACGCGGTCCCGGGACGGACGATGCCGGCGTTCCACGTGGTCGAGCGCGACTACACCGCGATCGCCGACAAGCTCGCCACGGTCGGACCCCTGGCGGACTCGCTCGGCTTCACGGTGAAGAACGTGACGTACCGGCTGGAGGAGGAGACCGCGCGGCTCGCGCGGAGCAACGGCGTGATGTCGTCCGGTGCGGGGGCGGGGCGTCCCGCGATCGACACCGACGCGAAGATGGCCGAGGCGATCCTGGCGTTCTCCGGCACGACCAACGGTCGGCTCGCGACGCAGGGGTTCCAGACCCTCGAGCGGCGCGTCGGCAAGCCGCTGGCGGACCTGGCCGAGGGGTCGGAGGAGAAGCAGATCCACTTCGCCGACACGCAGGCGGCGCCGGTCCCGGTGATCACGTCGCCGGAGTGGTCCGGGTCGGAGACCGGTGGTCGCCGCTACGCGCCGTTCACGGTCAACATCGAGCGCCTCAAGCCGTTCCACACCCTGACGGGGCGGATGCACTTCTACCTCGACCACGACTGGATGACCGACGTCGGCGAGGCGCTGCCGATCTACCGGCCGCCGCTCGACATGCATCGGCTCTTCGGCGAGCCGCGGATCGGTGAGGACGGCTCCGCGTCGATCACGGTCCGCTACCTGACGCCCCACTCGAAGTGGTCGATCCACTCCGAGTACCAGGACAACCTCTTCATGCTCGCGCTGTCGCGGGGCGGACCGACCGCGTGGATGAGCACCGCCGACGCCGACGCGATCGGGGTCGCGGACAACGACTGGGTCGAGATCACGAACGCCAACGGTGTCTTCGTCGGACGGGCCGTCGTCAGTCATCGGATGCCGCCCGGGGTGACGTACGTCCATCACGCGCAGGACCGCACGATCGACGTGCCGAAGTCCGAGGCGACGGGCCGGCGGGGCGGCATCCACAACTCGGCGACACGGCTGCTGGTCAAGCCGACGCACCTGATCGGCGGGTACGCCCAGCTGTCCTACACGTTCAACTACCTCGGCCCGACCGGCAACCAGCGCGACATGGTCGCGACGATCCGCCGGCGCAGCCAGCAGGTGGAGTACTGA